GCTCCTGCTCCTGGTGGGCCAGCACACTCGCCGTACGGTCACGGGTCGCCGCCAACGCCGACGCGGCGGCCGCCCGCACCTCGTCGGCGTCCTGCCGGGCCGCAGCCAGCAGCCCTTCCGCCTCCCGGACCGCCTCGGCCACCCGCTCCTCCGCCGCCCGGTCCGCCGCCGCACGCACCGCCTCGGCCGCTTCGCGCGCCGCGTCCCCGGCGGCCCGGCCCGCCGCCTCCGCCTCGTCCCGCAGCGCCTGGGCCGCCGCCACGGCCTCGGCCTCCAGCGCCTGAGCCTCACTCTCGGCCAGGGCCAGGATCCGCTGCGCCCGCTCCCCCAGCTCCGCGTAGTCCTGCACGGGCAGCGTCGCGACGGTCTCCGCCAGCCGGGCAGCCTCGGCGTGAAGCTCCTCGACCCGCCCGGTCAGCCGCGCGATCTCGGCGAGCGCCCCGTCCCGCTCGGCCGTCAGGGCGGCCACCGCGCGGTCCACCTGCTCCGGGCGGTAACCCTTCCCCCGTACACCGACGACGTCGAACGCGGACACCGGTCCAGCACTCATCCCTGAAACCTCTCTCCGACCCACCGCGATACGTCAAGGATGCGGCAATTGGTGCCGGAAGTCGGAATCGATCAGCCGTATTCCGGCCGGAAGCGACCGGCATCACAGATCCGGGCGAACCAGCACACAGCGAGGCGTCCGGCCCCTTCCCGGGTCCGGGCGCGCCGGTCGGACCGTGCGGCCGGACCGTCGGATCGAGCCATCAGATCGGGTCAGATCAGATCAAGCCGTCCCACATCTGCTCCAGCAGCACCGACCACCAGCTCTCCGGCGACGCCAGCGCCGCCGGGTCCAGCGCCACCAGCTGTGCCTGGAAGTCGACGGTCCAACGCCCCGCCTGCTCCGGGTTCAGCCCGTACCGCAGCCGCCACATCCGGCCCAGCAACGCCATCGACCGCACGAACTCGGGCAGCCCCGTGTTCACGAACTGCGGCGGCACCGGCTGCCCGCCGGGTCCCGCCTCCACCGGCACGGCCACGATGTTCGCCGTGCCGTACTGCACGCAGATCGCCCGGCCGAAGTCCGTACCCATCACCAGGTACGACCCCGCGTCCGGCGCGGGCTGCACCTGGCGCTGCGCGGCCAGCTCGGCCAGCGTCGGCACCACCGGCTGCCCCGGCTGCGCCCAGAAGAACGGCCCGAAATCGGCGGGCAGCCCCGCCCACACCAGGGTGCGCGCGACGACCTCCGGCACCCCCTGACGGGAGACCGCCCGCTGGTCGAACCGGAGAATGCCCTGCGGACCGAACGCCTGCGCCAGCTCCTCGGCCACCGCCTCGGGCGGCAGCGCGGGCGCGGGCGGCATCTGCGGCAGCGGCGCCCGGACCGGCGCGGGCCGGGCCGGGCCGTCCGCCACCTGGTGCAGCTCGCCCTGGTGCGTCAGCAGATGCTGCATGCCCTGCTGGCGGCTGGCGTGATCCGTACCGTACGGAGCGACACTGGTGATCCGCACCTGCGGCCAGGTCTCCCGGATCATCCGCGCGCAGTACCCGCCCGGCAGCTCACAGGACTCCAGCTCCGTGTGCAGCTCGATGACCTGCTGCGGCGGCACGTTCATCGCCCGCAGCTCGTGCAGCATCTGCCACTCGGGGTGCGGGGTGCCCGGCGCCGAGCGGCGGATCAGCTGCTGTTCGCTGCCGTCCGGAGCGCGGAACCGCAGCACGGCCTGGTAGCCGGGGCCCACGGTCGGCCGGCCGGTGGGCTGCTGGGGATAGCCGTACGCCGCAGGCGGCGGGGTGTGCCCACCGGGCGGCGGACCGGGCGGACCGGGAGGACCCGGCGGCTGCGGTACGGGACCGGGGCCACCCAGGGAACCGCCCGGGGCCCCGGGCGGACCGGGCGGGCCGGGCGGACCGACCTGGCCCGGAGCCGCGAACATCGTCTCCGCGTGGTGCACCCCGCCACCCGGAGGCGGCGTGGAACCCGGCGGTGGACCGGGAGGCCCGGGAGGCTGCGGAGCACCCGGAGCACCGGGCGGGCCCGGCGGCCTGGGCGCACGCGGGACGCCCGCGCCGATGCTGCTCCCGTCGGCGAGCATCGTCGCGGCGTGGTGCACCCCGCCACCCGGAGGCGGCGTGGAACCGGGGGCCGCGGGCGGGCCGGGCGGAGCGGGCGGCGGGGTGGAACCCTGCGGCGGGCCCGGCGGGCCGGGCGGGGTGGCCCCGGGGGGGCCGAGCTGGGAGACCAGCTGCGTCGGGACGTACCCGCCCGCGGGGGCCCCGGGCGCGCCCGGACCCGAAGGCGGCGGCGTCGCGCCGGGAGGCATGCCGGGGATCCCCGGGGCGCCGGGCGGCGGCGGGGTCGACGGACCGCCCCCACGCGCCCCGCGCGGCGGCACCACGGCCTTGCTGGTGGCCGCGTCGGCGATGTCACCGCCCCCGTCCGGTGCGCCCTGCCCCGGCCGGAGCGCCGGGGCCACCTGCGTACGCGGCAGCTGGCTGCCACCCGACATCAGCGCGGTGGGCGCCTCCGCCGGAACGACCGGCGGCGGTGCCTCCTCGTCGTCCGTCCCCGACAGCGGCGGTGCGAACACCGTCGCGGGCAGCGGGACCGCCGCGTCGTCGGAGTCGGAGTTGGTGTCCGTACCGGCCCACGGGGTCGCCCCGGCGGGCACACCGTCGGAAGCCGTGGGCTCGTGGGCCGCGCCACCGTCGGCGGCGGGCCACGACGCGGCGGAGCCCCCGGCGGAAGGAGCGGAGGGCGGCGTCGCGTCCGCGGCGACGGGACCGGGAACGGGGGTCTGACCGGACGCCGATACGGACGGAGACGGGAACGGGGTCGACGGCGACGGCGACGGGACCGAAGGCGCGGACGGGGCCGGCGGCGACGCGGACTGCGACGACGGGGCCGGCTCAGCCTCCTCCGCGTCCCGGCGCTCCGCGCGGTGATCCGGAATCCCCAGCTTGTCCGCCGCCTCCTGGAGCCACTCCGGCGGCGTCAGCAGGAACGACGTCTGGTTCAGGTCCACCCGCTGCGGCGGCTCCGGAGCAACGTCCGGCGCACCCGCCGGAGTCCCGTACTCCTCCTCGTACCGCCGGATCACCTCACCCACCGGCAGCCCCGGCCACAGCGTCGCCTCACCGCTGTCCCGGGCGATCACCAGCCGCTGACGGCCCCCGTCCGAGACGGGGCCCTCCGGCCGGTCCTCGGCCCACACCACGAAACCGAGGTCGAACTCACGGACGCGCACCTCTCGGTGCTGATACGCGGGCACGTCACCGTTGACCCACTCGTCCGCCCGCTCCTGCGCCTGCGCGAAAGTCACCACCGCGCTCACCCCTCCACCGGGACGGCGCGCGCGAAGCCGCCGTCCACCATCAGGTTGGCCACGGTCTCCAGCTCCGGCGGATTGCCCGCGAGCCGCTCCAGGAAGGCGTCGAAGTCCGTGCCGCAGGGCAGCAGCAGCCGCTCCACACGCTCCTGGACGCTCCAGCCGTCCTGGTCCCGGGCATCGTCGTACGGGCAGAACCACACCGAACCGACATCCCGGCCGCGCACCTTCACGGCGAGAATCCCGCCCTGGACGAACGCGACGCCCAAGTAGTCCTTGGTGAAGTGGTCCCGCAGACACTTGTTGACGTACACCAGGTCGTTCATCGCGGCCTCGTCACGCACCGTGAAGAACGGCTGGTCCACCAGCAGCCCCAGTTCCGCGTCCAGCGCCGCACCCACGGGGGCCGAACCGCCCGCCGCCTTGAGGAACGAGCGGTACGCGCCGGGCAGCCGGTAGCCGAGGTCCTCCTCGACTCCCTGCACCTGCTGCTCGGTCACCGCGCCCGCGCCCTTCGGCAGCCGGAAGTGCGCCGGCCGGGTCTCCTGCAACGGGCGGGTGCCACGCCGGTTCTGGTCCACGTCCGTCCCCGCGAGGCCGCCGTGATGGCGCAGCAGCGCCTTCACCTCGACCGGCACCAGCTCCATCCGCCGACCCCCGGGCACGTGGTGCCACGTCCAGCCGTGCGGGGTCGCCACCGCGGGAATCGTGTCCCACAGGTCATGTCCGCTCGCCGCCATCGCCGCGTTCGCCGACACGTAATCGGTCAGGCGCAGCTCGTCGATGCCGAAGCCCGGAGGCGGGTCGGCGATCTCTGCCGCGGCGCGGGCGTACGGCGAGAGAACCGGGTGGCCGCCCCCGTCCATCCGCACCCCTCGGGGGTGCCGGGACGCCCGGACCGGATCCGGGAAATTCACGACCTGCCCGGCATAGGCGGCGTTCGGTGGCGCGGCTTGCTGCCCGAGCCGACCTGTCGTCATGGCTGATGCCCCCTGCTGCGTCCGGTGTTCCGCACAGCCTAAGCGGTGGGGCAACAGGGGGTCCCGCCCCGCCGTTTCCGTCACGAACGGTCACAGGCGCGTGACGGTGAGGCGGCAGTCTCGCACCTTCGGGCGACACGCAGACACGTTTCCCCGACCCAGCTTCCCCACCACCCGGCACATTTGGCAGGCTGTCCCCGCAACTCGGGGGATTGCAGGGAGGGACGTCAGCACGATGCATTCCACACAAACCGCCACATCAGGGGATCCGCGCCTCATCTGGAGCAGCACCGAAGCCGGCCGTACGCCCCGATTGATCCACCGCCGCGACGGGATCCTCCCGGCCGTGGCCGCCGCGCTGTCCGTCCGCGGCGAGACGCTGACCTGCACCGCGGGCAAGGGGGACCAGCCGCCGGTACTGCACCCGCTCGTCCAGGACTTCCTCGACACCCTCACCAGCGGCCAGCGCGAGCGCTTCACCGGCCGCTGCCCCGAAGCGATACTGCTCTCCCGTCAGCTCACCGCCGCCGAGGCCGGGCGCTCCAAACGGGCCCAGCGAAAACCCCTGACCAACGGAGAGGCGCGGCGCGCACTCAAGCACGCGCGGATCACCGCACGGCGGATCCGCGAGGACGGCGACCCGCTGCACGGCAGCTACGCGCCGCCCTGCCGGTCCTGTTCCGCCCTCCTGTCCCACTTCGGCGTACGCCCCGTCGACCTGACCTCCACCGGCGCCGCGACCACCGCCGAGAAGGGCTGACCGCCCACCGATGCACGACCGCCAGCAGCACACCTCCACCACCCGCTTCTCCGTCGCCGTCGACGCCGCCCTGCGCGACGCGGGCTGGCAGCCCGGGCGCTGGGACATCCGCCAGGCGGAGGAATGGGCCGACGCCCTGCGCTCCCACGCCTCCCCGGCCGGCCACCGGCACGCCGTGTTCCCGGCGGCGGTCGAGGCGTGGGCGGAGTTCGGCGGCCTCCGCATCACCGCGTCCGCGCCGGGCCGGCACATCGCGCCCACGGCGGTACGCATCGACCCGCTGAGCGGCCTGCATCTGGCCCGCACGCTCGGGGACCTCGGCCGGGCCCTGGAGACCGAGGTCAGTCCGCTGGGGGCGGAGGGCGAGGAGCAGGCGGTGCTGGCGATCGACATGGAGGGGCGGGTGTACAGCATCGACCACACCGGCGACTGGTTCCTGGGCCAGGACATCGACGAGGCCCTGGCCACGCTGGTAACAGGCACCCAGCCGCCGCGCCTGACGTCGGCCTGACCACGCAACCCGGCCCGTCCGCCGCCGGAGGACGGTCCCCACCACACCCAGCCCGTCCGGCGTTCGAGGACGGTCCCCACCACACCCAGCCCGTCCGGCGTTTGAGGACGGAACCGTCGCCCGGGACGAACCCGGCACCCTCACGCCCCGGACACGAAGGGGCCGCCGCTCCCCGACGCCAGGGTTCCGTCCTCAATCGCCGGACGGGCTTGAACGGCCGGCCCCCACGCGCCCAACAGGCAGGAATGGCCGCCCCCCACGCGCCGAACAGGCAGGAACGGGCCACTCTCACGCGCCGAGCGGGCAGGAAGGGGCCGCCCCCTCACGCGCCATGCAGGGTGGGCGGCGAAGGGTCAGGGCTTGCTCAGGGCCACCGGGAGTACCGCGGAGACGCGGAAGCCCCCCGCGTCCGTGGGGCCGGAGACGAACACGCCCCCCAGCGCCAGCACCCGCTCCCGCATCCCCACCAACCCGTTCCCGCCGCTCGGCAACCCCGCATCCGCCGCGGCCGCGTCCGACGGGCCGTTCTCCACCTGCATCGCGACCTCGGCCTCCCGATGCGCGAGCCGCACCCACGTCTTCGCGCCCGCCGCATGCTTGTGCACGTTCGTGAGCGCCTCCTGCACCACCCGGTACGCCGTCTGCTCCACCTCCGGCGGATACGGGCGCAGCTCTCCGTGGACCGTCAGCTCCACCACCATCCCCGCCTGCCGCGACTGCGCCACCAGCGCCTCCAGCTCGTGCAGCCGGGGCCCGTCCTCCGTCGCGGCGGCCGCGGCGGCCGCCGCGGCCGCCTGCCGTACCGACGCCAGCGGAACCCCGCCCGCCGCGGCCGGCGCGGTCAGCGCCTCCCCCGTCCGCAGCACCCCGAGCATCTCGCGCAGCTCCGTCAGCGCCTGCCGGCCCATGTCCCCGACCAGCGCCGCGTTGCGCACGGCCTTCGCCGGATCCTTCGGGGCGACGGCCTGGAGGGCGGCGGCGTGCACCACCATCAGGCTCACCCGGTGGGCGACCACGTCGTGCATCTCCCGGGCGATCCGGGTCCGCTCCTCCGTACGCGCCCACTCGGCCCGCTCCTCGGCCCGGTCCGCGAGCAGCGACAACTCCCGCTCCAGCGAATCGGCCCGCTCCCGCAGGCTCTCCATCAGTCGGCGCCTGGCCCCTATGTAGAGGCCGAGGAGCACGGAGGGGGCCGTGAGCCCGACGGCCATGAAGACGGATATCAGGGGGACGTACCAGTCCCCCGGCCCGAAGTCCGCCTGCTCGGCCACGGTCTGCCGCAGCCGTACGTACGTGACGATGAACGTGCCCACCAGCGCCATCCCCGCCAGCACGACGGTGATGCGGCGCGGCACCTCGGACGCGGCCAGCGTGTACAGGCCGACCAGGGCCATCAGGAAACCCATCTCCGCGGGCGTCATCGCGATCGTCAGCAGCACCACGACGATCGGCCACCGCCGGCGCACCAGCAGGACCGAACCCGCGAGAAGCCCGAACACCACGCCCACCGGCACCGGGATCCCGGTGTTCCGGGCGAACTCCACCCCCTCCAGGCCACACTCCAGCGCCGACACCAGCGCCAGTCCCACGTCCAGGGCGACACTCCGTCGCCGCTCCCACCACCAGTAGCCGCGGGTGGTCGATCCCGCCGCCTCCCGGTCTGCCCCCGTTGCGGTCATGGCATCCAGCCTAAGGGCGGGCGCATCTCAATTTCGGGTGACCGGCAACAGCGCGTTCCGCGTCCGATTCGAGCAGGAGCGCCGGACTCCGTCTCCCTTCTGTCGTCGCGTAGCAGGCGCTTGGTACGGCATAGTGTTGGGTGCCGATCCGGTGAACCGATCCAATGTCCGGTTCAATCGGAATTGATCCCCCATGGTGTAATCAGGCAGCACTGCGGTTTTTGGTACCGTCTGTTCAGGTTCGAATCCTGATGGGGGAGCTTCGACTCGCGGGCCCCGACCACACCGGTCGGGGCCCGCCCCCGTTTCCCGTGGAAACACCCCCGGTATCCTGCGGATGACCACCACCCGAAGCCGAAGGGCCCATCCGTGAGCGCAACCAGCCCGGCAGCCGTCGTCGTCCTCGCAGCGGGTGAGGGCACCCGTATGAAGTCGAAGACTCCCAAGGTTCTGCACGAGATCTCCGGGCGCTCGCTCGTCGGACACGTCGTCGCCGCCGCCCGCGAGCTGGACCCCCAGCACCTCGTCGTGGTCGTCGGCCACGCCAGTGAGCAGGTCACCGCGCATCTCAACGCCGGCGACGCCCCCGTGCGCACCGCCTTCCAGGCCGAGCAGAACGGCACCGGGCACGCCGTCCGCATGGGGCTCGAAGAGCTCGGCGGGGGCGTCGACGGGACCGTGATCGTCGTGTGCGGCGACACCCCGCTGCTCTCCGGCGGGACGCTCGGCGCGCTCGCCGCCACGCACGCCGCCGACGCCAACGCGGTGACCGTCCTGACCGCCGAGGTCCCGGACTCCACCGGCTACGGGCGCATCGTGCGCGACCCCGCTACCGGCGCGGTCACCGAGATCGTCGAGCACAAGGACGCCACCGACGAGCAGCGGGCGATCTCGGAGATCAACTCCGGGGTGTTCGCGTTCGACGGGCGGCTGCTGGGCGACGCGCTGGGCAAGGTGCGCACCGACAACAGCCAGGGCGAGGAGTACCTCACCGACGTGCTGTCCATCCTCCGCGAGGCCGGGCACCGCGTCGGGGCGTCCGTGGCGGGCGACCACCGCGAGATCCTCGGCATCAACAACCGGCTCCAGCTGGCCGAGGCCCGCCGGCTGCTGAACGAGCGGCTGCTGGAGCGGGCCATGCTCGCGGGCGTGACCGTGGTGGACCCGGCGTCCACGCTGATCGACGCGACCGTGACGTACGAGCGTGACGCGGTCGTGCACCCGGGGACGCAGTTGCTCGGTTCCACGCATCTCGCCGAGGACTCCGAGGTCGGACCCAACTCGCGGCTCAAGGACACCGTCGTGCGGGCCGGGGCCCGCGTCGACAACTCCGTGACGGACTCGGCCGAGATCGGGCCGGGGGCGACCGTGGGCCCGTACGCGTATCTGCGGCCGGGGACCCGGCTGGGGCTCAAGGCCAAGGCCGGTACGTACGTGGAGATGAAGAACGCCACGATCGGGGAAGGGACGAAGGTCCCCCACCTGAGTTACGTCGGTGACGCGACCATCGGCGACCACACCAACATCGGTGCGGCGAGCGTCTTCGTGAACTACGACGGGGTGGCCAAGCACCACACGACGATCGGCTCCCACTGCCGTACCGGTTCGGACAATATGTTTGTGGCACCGGTCACGGTCGGGGACGGGGTCTACACCGCCGCCGGGTCGGTCATCACGAAGGACGTGCCGTCCGGTTCGCTGGCCGTGGCGCGGGGCCAGCAGCGGAATATCGAGGGTTGGGTGGCCCGGAAGCGTCCGGGCAGCGCCGCCGCGCAGGCCGCTCAGGCGTCGTCGCAGGAGCCCGACGGGCAAAGCTGACCGGAAACAGGTGCGCTGGTGACGGCGT
This sequence is a window from Streptomyces parvus. Protein-coding genes within it:
- a CDS encoding SUKH-4 family immunity protein, with amino-acid sequence MSAVVTFAQAQERADEWVNGDVPAYQHREVRVREFDLGFVVWAEDRPEGPVSDGGRQRLVIARDSGEATLWPGLPVGEVIRRYEEEYGTPAGAPDVAPEPPQRVDLNQTSFLLTPPEWLQEAADKLGIPDHRAERRDAEEAEPAPSSQSASPPAPSAPSVPSPSPSTPFPSPSVSASGQTPVPGPVAADATPPSAPSAGGSAASWPAADGGAAHEPTASDGVPAGATPWAGTDTNSDSDDAAVPLPATVFAPPLSGTDDEEAPPPVVPAEAPTALMSGGSQLPRTQVAPALRPGQGAPDGGGDIADAATSKAVVPPRGARGGGPSTPPPPGAPGIPGMPPGATPPPSGPGAPGAPAGGYVPTQLVSQLGPPGATPPGPPGPPQGSTPPPAPPGPPAAPGSTPPPGGGVHHAATMLADGSSIGAGVPRAPRPPGPPGAPGAPQPPGPPGPPPGSTPPPGGGVHHAETMFAAPGQVGPPGPPGPPGAPGGSLGGPGPVPQPPGPPGPPGPPPGGHTPPPAAYGYPQQPTGRPTVGPGYQAVLRFRAPDGSEQQLIRRSAPGTPHPEWQMLHELRAMNVPPQQVIELHTELESCELPGGYCARMIRETWPQVRITSVAPYGTDHASRQQGMQHLLTHQGELHQVADGPARPAPVRAPLPQMPPAPALPPEAVAEELAQAFGPQGILRFDQRAVSRQGVPEVVARTLVWAGLPADFGPFFWAQPGQPVVPTLAELAAQRQVQPAPDAGSYLVMGTDFGRAICVQYGTANIVAVPVEAGPGGQPVPPQFVNTGLPEFVRSMALLGRMWRLRYGLNPEQAGRWTVDFQAQLVALDPAALASPESWWSVLLEQMWDGLI
- a CDS encoding SMI1/KNR4 family protein; protein product: MTTGRLGQQAAPPNAAYAGQVVNFPDPVRASRHPRGVRMDGGGHPVLSPYARAAAEIADPPPGFGIDELRLTDYVSANAAMAASGHDLWDTIPAVATPHGWTWHHVPGGRRMELVPVEVKALLRHHGGLAGTDVDQNRRGTRPLQETRPAHFRLPKGAGAVTEQQVQGVEEDLGYRLPGAYRSFLKAAGGSAPVGAALDAELGLLVDQPFFTVRDEAAMNDLVYVNKCLRDHFTKDYLGVAFVQGGILAVKVRGRDVGSVWFCPYDDARDQDGWSVQERVERLLLPCGTDFDAFLERLAGNPPELETVANLMVDGGFARAVPVEG
- a CDS encoding YwqJ-related putative deaminase; translation: MHSTQTATSGDPRLIWSSTEAGRTPRLIHRRDGILPAVAAALSVRGETLTCTAGKGDQPPVLHPLVQDFLDTLTSGQRERFTGRCPEAILLSRQLTAAEAGRSKRAQRKPLTNGEARRALKHARITARRIREDGDPLHGSYAPPCRSCSALLSHFGVRPVDLTSTGAATTAEKG
- a CDS encoding SUKH-3 domain-containing protein, with translation MHDRQQHTSTTRFSVAVDAALRDAGWQPGRWDIRQAEEWADALRSHASPAGHRHAVFPAAVEAWAEFGGLRITASAPGRHIAPTAVRIDPLSGLHLARTLGDLGRALETEVSPLGAEGEEQAVLAIDMEGRVYSIDHTGDWFLGQDIDEALATLVTGTQPPRLTSA
- a CDS encoding sensor histidine kinase, translating into MTATGADREAAGSTTRGYWWWERRRSVALDVGLALVSALECGLEGVEFARNTGIPVPVGVVFGLLAGSVLLVRRRWPIVVVLLTIAMTPAEMGFLMALVGLYTLAASEVPRRITVVLAGMALVGTFIVTYVRLRQTVAEQADFGPGDWYVPLISVFMAVGLTAPSVLLGLYIGARRRLMESLRERADSLERELSLLADRAEERAEWARTEERTRIAREMHDVVAHRVSLMVVHAAALQAVAPKDPAKAVRNAALVGDMGRQALTELREMLGVLRTGEALTAPAAAGGVPLASVRQAAAAAAAAAATEDGPRLHELEALVAQSRQAGMVVELTVHGELRPYPPEVEQTAYRVVQEALTNVHKHAAGAKTWVRLAHREAEVAMQVENGPSDAAAADAGLPSGGNGLVGMRERVLALGGVFVSGPTDAGGFRVSAVLPVALSKP
- the glmU gene encoding bifunctional UDP-N-acetylglucosamine diphosphorylase/glucosamine-1-phosphate N-acetyltransferase GlmU, with product MSATSPAAVVVLAAGEGTRMKSKTPKVLHEISGRSLVGHVVAAARELDPQHLVVVVGHASEQVTAHLNAGDAPVRTAFQAEQNGTGHAVRMGLEELGGGVDGTVIVVCGDTPLLSGGTLGALAATHAADANAVTVLTAEVPDSTGYGRIVRDPATGAVTEIVEHKDATDEQRAISEINSGVFAFDGRLLGDALGKVRTDNSQGEEYLTDVLSILREAGHRVGASVAGDHREILGINNRLQLAEARRLLNERLLERAMLAGVTVVDPASTLIDATVTYERDAVVHPGTQLLGSTHLAEDSEVGPNSRLKDTVVRAGARVDNSVTDSAEIGPGATVGPYAYLRPGTRLGLKAKAGTYVEMKNATIGEGTKVPHLSYVGDATIGDHTNIGAASVFVNYDGVAKHHTTIGSHCRTGSDNMFVAPVTVGDGVYTAAGSVITKDVPSGSLAVARGQQRNIEGWVARKRPGSAAAQAAQASSQEPDGQS